The Lewinellaceae bacterium DNA window TGAAAAAGACTTCAGCGGTGTTGGTATGGCGATCGTATGCCGGCGCCTGGGGTAGGTAAGTGAATGCGGATGTCGGTGGGAGACATTGAAAACTACCAAAAAAACTGGCTTCCGTCATGACCGTTTTTTTACTGGTCACCCTTCCCTTGGCCTGCAAAACGGGAATGGTGAAGTTTGGGTCAAACCATTGATAGAGGACCATGGTGTCGTTTGTGACAAGGGTTTCACCTTGATTGACCAGGGTGTTTGAACGGATCAGCAAGGTTTTAACTTTCAATACTGAAGGATAGGCATTGTATGGGGTAATCACACTTCCCCATCCTTCTACCTCATTGATGCGCCGGATGGTCGTGGTTAAGCCGATGGGAATCCCAAATGCTTCCAAACTAATCATGTATTGCCCGGTCGAATGGTCTTCCTGTCCGTATTTCAACGGAAATTTTAGGAGGTATCATATGCGAATATTCGATCAGCAGTTGAATGGGCCTGCCATCCAGGTTGAACGTGCCCCGATCATTTTTGCTGCCAGTGCTTCATCGGTTTTCTGGTAATGCTCGATGACATGGCTGAGGGAAAGTATTTGGTACGGATGGAGTCGGTTTGAGCAATCGCCAGGTTGAAATTTGATTTGAACGTTTCTTTACAATTCGCAAAGCATTCGGAGCTGGCAAGGCATTTTATATCCGGCCAGATAGGGTCTATGTAAGCCAGTTCCTGCTGATATTTTACTTTAAGCTTGCTGTAATTCCAGGTATAATTGGCACCGGTCGCCGCGAAATCAAACGACGCGAGATCCCGGGTGGCGATGCTGACCAGCTGTCCGTCACCCACAGCTGCAAAATCGGATGCCTGATATACAGGCTGGGCGCACAGTCCTGAGAACAGGTAAAAAGCAAGGATGGTATACCAAAATGAACGGTATTTCTTCAACGACGAATTGAAGGTCTGAATGATGGAAATGGTTTCTTTTTTACCGTCCTTCCGGCCCATAGGATTCTCAGGTAAATAGGTTACTGGTAAGCCCTGCCTGACTTATTCACCACATTCCCTACAATTTTTGTACCATGGTATGTGCATGTCCTGTTACAGACCGGTCACTCCCTTGAATGAATTGGCATTTTTCCCCATTTCGAACGAATTTATCGCCTATTTAGAGTTAACAGAGCGCGAAGCCGGAAGGGCGGAGAATCTCTTTCTCAGGATGTTTGACGAGGCTGCTTCCGGCTAACCATTCAAATACAACATTGTAAAAATTCTGGTTGGAGAGTTGCTGCATCTTGCCATGAAAACCAGGCTGGGTGATTTGGATTAACCGTTAGGATACACGGCTGTGGAATGTCTTACCCTGGAATCTGTGGAGTTTCTGGAACACCAGTTCCCTGTTGAATAGCCGTTTTGCACCCAGGTTCATTGATGCACATTTTATAGAAAATGAAGTCGACCCGCCCGGAAAGGGTGAGGTGCCATTCCCGCCGACCATTGATGCCGTGGCCAATGCATTGTATAAAGCCACCGGAAAGCGCTCGTACAATCAACCCTTCCTGGGGAAAACCAGATGCTGGGATAACCCGGGGCACGAAGTCCATACCGAATACAGTCCGTAAGTTACTTCCACCAGGCTGTGCTGCCTGTAAATCATGAATTACCCGTAGGCATTGGGCAAGTGTGGCCGGGGTGCCTTATCTTAGAACAAAGCAAATCATGATGCAGGTTAAAACCAAAATGGGCAGACGATCATTTTTAAAATCCTCGGCAGTCGCCGGAAGCGGCCTGGTGCTTGGATTTAGCTGGCTGGCCGGCTGCCAACCTGGTGCTATGGATCCCGAAGATCTTCCTGAGGAATGGTTTGCCATCAATGCTTATTTGAAAATAGGAAGCAATGGGCTTGTAACCATCGTATCGCCAAATCCCGAGGGCGGACAGAATGTCAAGACATCCATGCCGATGATCGTGGCTGATGAGCTGGATGTGGATTGGAATCAGGTCATCGTGGAACAAGCTCCCCTGAATACCGATGCATTTACGCGGCAGTTTATCGGCGGTAGCCAGGCCATCCGGCAAAGCTGGCAGGGCTTGCGTATGGCAGGAGCATCCGCCCGATACATGCTGCGCCAGGCAGCAGCTCAAGCCTGGCAGGTACCACTCGATGAAGTTACCACCCACGAAGGCGTGCTTTATCACGAGGGTAGCGGAAAATCAGCTACCTACGGGGATCTGGCCAATGCCGCTGCAAAAATTCCTGTACCGCAAGAGGTGACATTGAAAGACATAAAGGATTTCGGGATCATCGGCACCTCCCGCAAAAATGTGGATGGCCTGAAAATCGTTACCGGCCAGCCATTATTTGGAATTGATGTACAGCAAGAGGGCATGCTGATCGCGATGATCGTGCACCCTCCGGCTTTTGGAATGAAACTGAAATCGGCTGATGTCGATGGTGTTACGAAATTGCCGGGCATCCGGGATGTCTTCTCCTTTAAGTCCATGCAGGATGATTACGAACGTCAATATTTTGATACGGTCACTTTTACCGACCTGGTTGCCATAGTGGGCCAATCCACCTGGGAGGTGATGAATGCCAAGAAGGCACTGCGCGTAGAGTGGGAAGCCATTGCAGATACCACGGTGCCGGTAGACCGCTTTGGGCAAAAACAAACCATCACCATACCCGCCGGCCTGGAAGGCACGGCTTCGCATCAGGAATTAATCGCAGCAGCGGCGGCAAAACCTGGCAATATCCGCAGGAAAGACGGTGATCCCGATCGTGCATTCAGGCAGGCAGCCAAAGTCATCGAACGTACGTATTCGGCACCTTTCCTGGCGCACAACTGCATGGAGCCTATGAATTTTTTTGCTCATGTCAACGACGGCCAGGCAAGGTTGAGGGGCCCCCTGCAAAAACCGGAATATACCGAAAAGACGGTCTCTGCCCGGCTGGGGATTCCGCTTGAGAACATCGACATCCAAATGACCCGGCTGGGTGGCGGCTATGGGCGGCGGTCCTATGCCCACTGGCTGGTCGAAGCTGCCGTGATCTCCCAACGGATGAATGCGCCCATCAAATTAATTTACTCCAGGGAGGATGACATGACCTCGGGTATCTATCGCCCCATGTATCAGGCGACTTACCGGGCAGCCCTGGACGCCAACAACCAGCTGACCGCTTTCCATGTGAAAGCCGGAGGCATACCCGAGAGCCCATTGTTTCCAGACCGTTTTCCGGCCGGAGCCGTTGACAATTACCTGGCCGAAGAATGGGTGATCCCTTCCAATATAACGATTGGGTCATTCCGTGCTCCCAGGTCGAATTTTATGGCGGCGGCTGAACAATCCTTTCTCGACGAAGTAGCCGAGGCTGCAGGCCAGGATCCCATTGACTTCCGCCTCAGGCTGCTGAAGCAAGCCATGGAAAATCCGGTAGGGAAAGACAACGATTACGATGCTTCCCGTTATGCAGGTGTTCTGGAACTGGTGCGGGATAAATCCGGCTGGAACGAAGGCCAGCCCGGGGTGTACCGCGGTGTTTCTGCTTATTTTTGCCACAATACCTATGCGGCGGAAGTGCTCGATCTGACCCTTGAGGAGGGAAAACCGGTGGTTCAACGCGTATGCTGTGCTGTGGATTGTGGTATTGTTGTAAATCCGGATGCAGCAACCAACTTGGCGGAAGGAGCCATTGTGGATGGAGTTGGCAATGCCCTGTTTGGCGGTATGACCTTCAAGACAGGTGTGCCGGACAAATCCAATTTTGACACGTACCGGATGATCCGGATGGGAGAAGCTCCACGCAGGATCGACGTTCATTTTGTAGAGAATGAAATAGATCCTACCGGCATGGGTGAGCCGCCTTTTCCACCGGTGTTTGCTGCAGTCGCCAACGCCTTATACCGTGCTACGGGCCAGCGTTATTACCATCAGCCTTTTCTAAGCTCGAATCAGGTCCTGGGGTAAACGCCGCCCTCAACATGATCGCTTTTCCTGAGGCACCCTGCCTTTCACATCATTGATTTACGGTTGCATAAGCCGCTGAAGCCAAAGGCAATCAGGCCGGATCATTTATTTGATTTTCGTAACCATCTG harbors:
- a CDS encoding xanthine dehydrogenase family protein molybdopterin-binding subunit, whose amino-acid sequence is MMQVKTKMGRRSFLKSSAVAGSGLVLGFSWLAGCQPGAMDPEDLPEEWFAINAYLKIGSNGLVTIVSPNPEGGQNVKTSMPMIVADELDVDWNQVIVEQAPLNTDAFTRQFIGGSQAIRQSWQGLRMAGASARYMLRQAAAQAWQVPLDEVTTHEGVLYHEGSGKSATYGDLANAAAKIPVPQEVTLKDIKDFGIIGTSRKNVDGLKIVTGQPLFGIDVQQEGMLIAMIVHPPAFGMKLKSADVDGVTKLPGIRDVFSFKSMQDDYERQYFDTVTFTDLVAIVGQSTWEVMNAKKALRVEWEAIADTTVPVDRFGQKQTITIPAGLEGTASHQELIAAAAAKPGNIRRKDGDPDRAFRQAAKVIERTYSAPFLAHNCMEPMNFFAHVNDGQARLRGPLQKPEYTEKTVSARLGIPLENIDIQMTRLGGGYGRRSYAHWLVEAAVISQRMNAPIKLIYSREDDMTSGIYRPMYQATYRAALDANNQLTAFHVKAGGIPESPLFPDRFPAGAVDNYLAEEWVIPSNITIGSFRAPRSNFMAAAEQSFLDEVAEAAGQDPIDFRLRLLKQAMENPVGKDNDYDASRYAGVLELVRDKSGWNEGQPGVYRGVSAYFCHNTYAAEVLDLTLEEGKPVVQRVCCAVDCGIVVNPDAATNLAEGAIVDGVGNALFGGMTFKTGVPDKSNFDTYRMIRMGEAPRRIDVHFVENEIDPTGMGEPPFPPVFAAVANALYRATGQRYYHQPFLSSNQVLG